A single genomic interval of Armigeres subalbatus isolate Guangzhou_Male chromosome 1, GZ_Asu_2, whole genome shotgun sequence harbors:
- the LOC134204889 gene encoding NAD-dependent protein deacetylase Sirt2: MSAEHSLPDVIGGVAQGSSQNSELPVGEGKPSGSVKNTDATKVVNLDSAVPGAERKPSPVQQQPPDFSQFDDSEDEEHYQSGGFHSDISIERIRQYLSDKLGFYTTDSNYDDKDGTPRKRVLETVDIDGVIKHWKNGGFKKIVTMVGAGISTSAGIPDFRSPDTGLYNNLLKYNLPYPQAIFELEYFYQNPKPFFQLAKELYPGTFKPTPSHYFVKLLERKGLLIRHYTQNIDTLERIAEINEEKIVEAHGTFFTNHCLQCRTAYSLDFVKEKIFDDEIPTCACGGVIKPDIVFFGEGLPERFHVLPNKDFAECDLLIIMGTSLTVQPFASLVEYVNDDCVRLLINRDKVGGGGLGFLRSMMFGEGLCFDLPGNRRDVAWTGDCDDGCFFLADKLGLGDELRDMIKEEHAKLDAAQKHFPVSKPKPDEATSSGSVPLSHDSGHAMINEAIASAAAKVSPIPDLVTANNLHRDKENSTKTEDVTKSD, translated from the exons ATGTCCGCAGAACACTCACTACCGGATGTGATTGGTGGCGTCGCTCAAGGATCAAGCCAAAACAGCGAGCTCCCCGTCGGTGAAGGTAAGCCCAGCGGAAGTGTGAAAAACACCGACGCGACGAAGGTAGTGAATCTTGATTCGGCGGTACCGGGTGCCGAAAGGAAGCCCAGTCCAGTGCAGCAGCAACCCCCGGATTTTTCACAGTTTGACGACAGCGAAGACGAAGAACATTATCAAAGTGGGGGTTTCCACTCGGATATCAGCATCGAACGAATAAGGCAATACCTCTCCGACAAGCTGGGATTCTACACTACCGACTCCAACTACGATGATAAAGATGGGACTCCTAGAAAGCGGGTGCTGGAAACGGTGGATATTGATGGCGTTATCAAACACTGGAAGAATGGAGGCTTCAAAAAGATAGTCACAATGGTTGGAGCCGGTATTTCTACTT CTGCGGGGATACCAGATTTTCGATCCCCGGACACCGGATTGTACAACAACCTACTGAAGTACAATCTTCCGTATCCACAAGCAATTTTTGAGCTGGAATATTTCTACCAAAACCCCAAGCCATTTTTCCAACTGGCGAAGGAACTCTATCCGGGCACTTTTAAGCCAACACCTTCGCACTACTTTGTAAAACTCCTCGAGCGAAAAGGATTGCTCATCCGACACTACACCCAGAATATTGACACCCTGGAACGTATAGCTGAAATCAACGAAGAGAAGATCGTCGAAGCTCACGGAACGTTCTTCACCAACCATTGTTTGCAGTGTAGAACTGCATATTCTCTGGACTTTGTAAAAG AGAAAATATTCGATGATGAAATACCGACGTGTGCGTGCGGTGGCGTTATCAAACCGGACATAGTCTTCTTCGGAGAAGGTCTCCCGGAACGGTTCCACGTGCTGCCGAACAAGGATTTCGCCGAGTGTGATCTGCTGATCATAATGGGAACATCGCTGACGGTGCAGCCGTTTGCGTCCCTGGTGGAATATGTGAACGACGATTGCGTCCGGCTGCTAATCAACCGGGATAAAGTCGGCGGCGGAGGATTAGGCTTCCTGCGGTCCATGATGTTTGGGGAAGGTTTGTGCTTCGATCTGCCCGGCAATCGGCGGGATGTGGCCTGGACCGGCGATTGTGACGATGGCTGTTTCTTCCTCGCTGACAAGCTAGGACTTGGG gACGAACTGCGTGACATGATCAAAGAAGAGCACGCCAAGCTGGATGCTGCGCAGAAGCACTTCCCAGTGTCAAAACCCAAACCGGACGAAGCGACATCCTCCGGTAGCGTTCCTCTGAGCCATGACAGCGGACATGCCATGATAAACGAAGCAATCGCTTCTGCGGCAGCGAAAGTATCCCCGATACCGGATCTGGTTACAGCAAATAATCTGCATCGCGACAAGGAAAATTCGACCAAGACGGAGGATGTGACCAAGAGCGATTAA